A stretch of Camelina sativa cultivar DH55 chromosome 18, Cs, whole genome shotgun sequence DNA encodes these proteins:
- the LOC104760994 gene encoding uncharacterized protein LOC104760994 — protein sequence MASSSSYCFGLRSLAVVLSFLLVSASATKYIDAICRRTTNKAFCVKTLNAYPPAASATSTFQAAEATLSLTMSYARKSASFAGKAAKENPKLKKQFAASQDAFATIITSLKSAALGLKESPDTANYDVMVCTDSTGIVKNLVGKNTDKASKTIMMMTLRMEKLLAIAVGATVAVGG from the exons atggcttcttcttcttcctactgTTTTGGCCTCCGTTCTCTTGCAGTTGTGTTATCATTTCTTTTAGTCTCTGCTTCGGCCACAAAATACATCGACGCCATATGCCGACGTACCACCAACAAAGCCTTTTGCGTCAAAACGTTGAACGCATATCCTCCGGCGGCTTCTGCCACCAGCACG TTCCAAGCGGCTGAGGCCACGCTCAGCCTCACCATGTCTTATGCCCGTAAGTCTGCGAGTTTCGCCGGTAAAGCGGCAAAGGAAAATCCAAAATTGAAGAAGCAGTTTGCGGCGAGTCAAGATGCCTTTGCGACCATTATCACGTCTCTCAAGAGCGCTGCCTTGGGACTCAAGGAATCGCCAGATACTGCAAACTATGACGTCATGGTTTGTACCGACAGTACAGGGATAGTGAAGAATTTGGTAGGTAAAAATACAGACAAGGCATCCAAGACTATCATGATGATGACATTGCGGATGGAGAAGCTTCTTGCTATTGCCGTTGGAGCCACAGTAGCTGTTGGCGGGTGA
- the LOC104760993 gene encoding uncharacterized protein LOC104760993 — MMASSSFFFSFVSLAVMLPCLLLSVSATSYIDTICNKAKGDKAFCVKTLSAYPPAASATSTFQAAVATLSLGASYADKSAAFAGTAAKVNPKLKECQDAFVLISRSCKSASSELKEDPQTANYDVMLCYDSITTVKNLVGKNTDKASKTIISMTMMMEKFLALAVGATEAVGG; from the exons ATGATGGCTTCTTCCTCATTCTTTTTTAGCTTCGTGTCTCTGGCTGTCATGTTACCGTGTCTCTTACTCTCTGTTTCGGCCACAAGTTACATTGACACCATATGCAATAAAGCCAAGGGGGACAAAGCCTTCTGCGTCAAAACCTTGAGTGCATACCCTCCCGCAGCCTCAGCCACCAGCACa TTCCAAGCGGCTGTGGCCACGCTTAGCTTAGGAGCGTCTTATGCCGATAAGTCTGCGGCTTTCGCGGGAACAGCGGCAAAAGTGAATCCGAAGCTGAAAGAGTGTCAAGATGCCTTTGTGCTCATCAGCAGGTCTTGCAAGAGCGCTTCCTCGGAACTCAAGGAAGATCCACAGACTGCTAACTATGACGTCATGCTTTGTTACGACAGCATAACGACGGTGAAGAATTTGGTCGGGAAAAATACAGACAAGGCTTCAAAGACTATCATTTCGATGACAATGATGATGGAGAAATTTCTTGCCCTTGCCGTTGGAGCCACCGAAGCTGTTGGAGGGTAA